From one Methanobacteriaceae archaeon genomic stretch:
- a CDS encoding peptide transporter, translating to MNQKVFIRISIILLIFFIGFIMRVETTHLDTLSDMEKHYYQDQNGLPYMYELDSYYNYRLTENYLNHGYLGDAKINGVEWDLHSYYPPGVPLDYPPLIVYLTALIYKFINLFADIPLLVVCFWLSAFIAPLAGIAAYFLVGRLTNQYGAVAAGILSVTIPYYFVRTVPGWFDTDMFNLLFPFLVVGLFFSAMENINSPDKKGLIYSCLTAISLFLFSLAWNGWQYLFYLISIFWAVYIIISKIRGENIAKHLYNLLLFSAVTLMLVWLFTGFVNILKLVFGPLQLVNLSYGGGSWADWPNLYTSVSELIKPSVEVVISSLGITLFAGLFGLVWTFRLLLNEELSQKFIKKMRWITFSFLVFWTLAGFITLNSGERFLVMLIPPLVVNTGIMVGICTEYLGLLKNTNQINFFKKHPSSIKVLSVLIVILAVLPGMWPSENSFLLTPGINDDIWAVSVWINNNTPKNTVIVGDWNNGHLYTAIANRPVLEDGRMGYIETLPVRNYDDLFPYKDKSPSISRDYWINKAFSTDNETLSLGIMRMLSTSGDQGYITLDMYVGNTSKSVEILNHILGIDRSNARNLLLDNYNINENQADEVLKYTHPDKPSPFVVVTNDKMIGIGHWIFQFGEWDFNEKSSQNYIYSVGRANTTSDFLNSTNDIFMDFKTGNLTWENKTPYFVEFIDNRTIVKRFMDPNSDFGVFIINGKKAVVMDKKFENSIFTKLVIENNNSTVFKPLYYSNRAVVWAII from the coding sequence ATGAATCAAAAAGTCTTTATTAGAATATCCATTATCTTGCTAATTTTTTTCATTGGTTTTATTATGAGAGTGGAAACCACCCATCTTGACACACTTTCAGATATGGAAAAACATTACTATCAAGATCAAAACGGCCTCCCTTACATGTATGAACTGGACTCTTACTATAACTACCGGTTAACAGAAAACTATCTGAACCATGGATATTTGGGTGATGCTAAAATTAATGGAGTAGAATGGGATTTACATTCATATTACCCTCCTGGAGTACCCTTGGATTATCCTCCTTTAATCGTTTATTTAACGGCATTAATCTATAAATTTATTAACTTATTTGCAGATATTCCTCTCCTGGTTGTTTGTTTCTGGCTTTCTGCATTCATAGCCCCACTGGCGGGTATTGCCGCTTACTTTTTGGTGGGTAGATTAACCAACCAGTATGGTGCAGTGGCTGCAGGTATCTTATCAGTTACCATTCCCTACTATTTTGTTCGAACCGTCCCTGGATGGTTTGATACAGATATGTTCAATTTATTATTCCCCTTCTTGGTGGTTGGCTTATTTTTTTCAGCAATGGAAAACATCAATTCTCCTGATAAAAAGGGATTAATTTACTCATGCCTTACTGCAATATCTCTCTTCCTCTTTTCACTTGCTTGGAACGGTTGGCAGTATCTATTTTACCTCATAAGTATCTTCTGGGCTGTTTACATCATAATATCCAAAATACGTGGGGAAAATATAGCTAAACATTTATATAACCTTCTATTATTTTCAGCGGTTACTTTAATGCTTGTCTGGCTTTTCACAGGATTTGTAAATATTTTAAAACTAGTATTCGGACCTTTACAACTTGTTAATTTATCTTATGGTGGCGGTTCATGGGCTGATTGGCCTAATCTTTACACTTCAGTTTCCGAACTCATCAAGCCATCTGTCGAGGTGGTAATTTCCAGTCTTGGAATCACGTTATTCGCCGGATTATTTGGCCTTGTATGGACATTCAGGTTACTGTTAAATGAGGAATTAAGCCAAAAATTCATCAAGAAAATGAGGTGGATAACCTTTTCATTTTTGGTTTTTTGGACATTGGCTGGTTTCATCACCTTAAATAGTGGTGAAAGATTCCTGGTAATGTTAATCCCTCCTCTGGTGGTGAACACTGGAATAATGGTGGGTATATGCACTGAATATTTAGGTCTTTTAAAAAACACCAATCAAATCAATTTTTTCAAAAAACACCCCAGTTCAATTAAGGTTTTATCGGTTTTAATTGTGATATTAGCAGTACTTCCTGGAATGTGGCCTAGTGAAAACAGTTTTCTGCTAACTCCCGGGATAAATGATGATATCTGGGCTGTTTCAGTTTGGATCAATAATAACACTCCTAAAAACACGGTTATAGTAGGTGATTGGAATAATGGCCATTTATATACTGCTATTGCAAATCGCCCGGTTCTTGAGGATGGTAGAATGGGTTACATAGAAACATTACCTGTGCGTAACTATGATGATTTATTCCCCTACAAAGATAAATCACCCAGCATATCAAGGGATTACTGGATTAATAAAGCATTTTCCACCGATAATGAGACTCTTTCTTTAGGGATAATGCGTATGTTAAGTACCAGTGGTGATCAGGGCTATATTACACTTGATATGTATGTTGGAAATACCAGCAAAAGTGTGGAAATATTGAACCACATCCTGGGTATTGACAGATCCAATGCTCGAAACCTACTTCTGGATAATTATAATATAAATGAAAATCAGGCTGATGAAGTTTTAAAGTACACTCATCCTGATAAGCCATCCCCGTTTGTGGTAGTAACTAATGATAAAATGATTGGTATTGGTCATTGGATATTCCAGTTTGGTGAGTGGGACTTCAATGAAAAATCATCCCAAAATTACATCTACTCAGTGGGAAGGGCGAATACCACTTCAGATTTTCTCAATTCTACCAATGATATATTCATGGATTTTAAAACGGGAAATTTAACCTGGGAAAATAAAACTCCCTATTTTGTGGAATTCATTGACAACCGTACCATCGTAAAGCGTTTTATGGATCCCAACAGTGATTTTGGTGTTTTCATCATCAATGGTAAAAAAGCAGTGGTTATGGATAAAAAATTCGAGAATTCTATTTTCACTAAACTAGTTATTGAAAACAATAATTCAACTGTTTTCAAACCTTTATACTATAGTAATCGGGCAGTTGTATGGGCAATAATATAA
- a CDS encoding class III signal peptide-containing protein encodes MSFLKDEGGQGAAEYILLFGGVIVIAIAALLIYRAYFSGTSGLNASQDVNTIRTTIK; translated from the coding sequence ATGAGCTTTTTGAAAGATGAAGGTGGACAAGGAGCAGCTGAATATATCTTATTGTTTGGTGGTGTAATTGTTATCGCAATAGCTGCACTACTGATCTACAGAGCATACTTCAGTGGAACTTCCGGATTAAACGCCAGTCAGGACGTTAACACCATCCGAACCACAATCAAATAG
- a CDS encoding class III signal peptide-containing protein, with the protein MFFNDEKGQGAAEYILLFGAMIVLAIAAIIIYNNYVKSTTPFDSSSDLNNVRTTSALK; encoded by the coding sequence TTGTTTTTTAATGATGAAAAAGGGCAAGGGGCGGCAGAATATATACTACTGTTTGGAGCCATGATTGTTCTGGCTATTGCAGCAATAATAATTTATAATAATTATGTGAAATCCACCACTCCTTTTGATTCATCAAGTGATCTAAACAATGTCCGAACAACTAGTGCGCTCAAATAG
- a CDS encoding class III signal peptide-containing protein — protein sequence MDEKGQISAEMILLIGAMLVIVIVAGGYIMGITNSIAGNITQVINTARDSAINKM from the coding sequence ATGGATGAAAAAGGTCAGATTAGCGCTGAAATGATATTATTAATTGGTGCCATGTTAGTGATAGTAATTGTTGCCGGTGGATACATAATGGGCATTACCAACTCCATAGCAGGGAATATTACTCAAGTCATCAACACTGCAAGAGACAGTGCTATTAATAAAATGTAA